One genomic region from Epinephelus fuscoguttatus linkage group LG6, E.fuscoguttatus.final_Chr_v1 encodes:
- the LOC125890797 gene encoding probable G-protein coupled receptor 21: MNSSSNANQSGSPPFCLLGAVGYSRSLDTCVLEVVVILFLTVLIIAGNLVVIFVFHCAPLLHHHTTSHFIQTMAYADLLVGVSCLVPSLSLLHYLRGLNEELTCKAFGYMVSVLKSVSMASLACISVDRYIAITRPLSYATLVTPCRLRVCIVLIWVYSALIFLPSFFGWGKPGYHGDIFQWCADLWKTNPGFSTFIVALLYAPAALTVCFTYGSIFRICRQHTREITQRHARFSSQTEGDKGERGDRCDGCTDKRYAMVLFRITSVFYMLWMPYILYFLLESAGLYHHKVASFLTTWLAISNSFCNCVIYSLSNSVFRKGLGRLFSPLFPACLSCVDAKKAPAPVVPRPDPRCQV; the protein is encoded by the coding sequence ATGAACTCTTCCTCCAATGCGAACCAAAGCGGCTCTCCCCCGTTCTGCCTGCTGGGCGCCGTGGGTTACTCCCGCAGCCTGGACACCTGCGTGCTGGAGGTGGTCgtcatcctcttcctcaccgTGCTCATCATTGCCGGCAACCTGGTGGTGATCTTCGTCTTCCACTGCGCCCCACTGCtgcaccaccacaccaccaGCCACTTCATCCAGACCATGGCCTACGCCGACCTGCTGGTAGGCGTCAGCTGCCTGGTGCCCTCGCTGTCCCTCCTCCACTACCTCCGTGGCCTGAATGAGGAGCTCACCTGCAAGGCGTTTGGCTACATGGTCTCTGTGCTGAAGAGCGTCTCTATGGCGTCACTGGCGTGCATCAGCGTGGACCGCTACATTGCCATCACACGCCCTCTGTCGTATGCCACGCTGGTGACGCCGTGCCGGCTGAGGGTGTGCATCGTTCTTATCTGGGTTTACTCTGCTTTGATCTTCCTGCCATCCTTTTTCGGCTGGGGGAAGCCAGGTTACCATGGGGACATATTTCAATGGTGTGCAGACTTGTGGAAAACCAACCCGGGGTTCAGCACCTTCATCGTGGCGCTGCTTTATGCACCAGCGGCGCTCACCGTCTGCTTCACCTACGGGAGTATATTTCGGATCTGCCGGCAGCACACGAGGGAGATCACCCAGCGCCATGCCCGCTTCAGCTCGCAAACGGAGGGCGATAAAGGCGAGCGCGGGGATCGTTGCGACGGCTGCACGGACAAACGCTACGCCATGGTGCTGTTCCGCATCACCAGCGTCTTCTACATGCTGTGGATGCCGTACATCCTCTACTTCCTCCTGGAGAGCGCTGGGCTGTATCACCACAAAGTGGCTTCCTTCCTCACGACGTGGTTGGCGATTAGCAACAGCTTCTGTAACTGTGTCATCTACAGCCTCTCCAACAGCGTCTTCCGGAAGGGCCTCGGCCGCCTCTTCAGCCCGCTGTTTCCTGCCTGCCTCAGCTGCGTGGACGCGAAGAAGGCTCCGGCTCCTGTTGTCCCGCGACCAGACCCCCGATGCCAAGTATGA